In one window of Cellulophaga sp. HaHa_2_95 DNA:
- a CDS encoding DoxX family protein, which yields MQKKLFNEIGLALLRIVPSVMMITIHGIPKFQNLIAGKMKFSDPIGIGEAPSLFLAVIGELVCPILIVLGFKTRWAALPAAITMGVAAFIKHGSDPLATKELALLYLTFFLVIMFVGPGKYSFDRK from the coding sequence ATGCAAAAAAAACTATTTAATGAAATAGGACTGGCGTTACTTCGCATAGTTCCTTCTGTTATGATGATAACAATACATGGTATTCCAAAATTTCAAAATTTAATTGCTGGCAAAATGAAGTTTTCAGACCCTATTGGTATAGGTGAAGCTCCTTCATTATTTTTGGCTGTTATTGGAGAGTTAGTATGCCCTATATTGATAGTTTTAGGTTTTAAAACTAGATGGGCCGCATTACCTGCAGCAATAACTATGGGGGTAGCAGCTTTTATTAAACATGGATCGGATCCTTTAGCAACAAAAGAACTAGCGCTCCTTTATCTTACCTTCTTTTTGGTTATTATGTTCGTAGGTCCAGGAAAATATAGTTTCGATAGAAAATAA
- the holA gene encoding DNA polymerase III subunit delta, giving the protein MDEVKKIVSDIKSRKIKPIYFLMGEEAYYIDKLSEYIENNILAEEERGFNQMTLYGKDVTIDDIISNAKRYPMMAEHQVIIVKEAQHLSRTIDNLAAYADNPQPTTVLVICYKYAKLDKRKKVYKAVQKAGVLFESKKLYENQVSDWIRKVLAGSGYGITPKAAILLVEFLGTDLSKINNELEKLKLVIPKSQEITPQAIEENIGISKDYNNFELKKALGERNVLKATRILNYFAQNPKDNPFVLTVTLLNSFFTQLLQYHGLKDHNPKTVASALGISPYFVGEYQTAAKNYPMKKVSMIIAHLRELDVKGKGVGASLSQEDLLKELLVRIM; this is encoded by the coding sequence ATGGATGAAGTAAAAAAGATTGTTAGCGATATAAAATCACGGAAGATAAAGCCCATTTATTTTCTGATGGGGGAAGAGGCATATTACATTGATAAGCTTTCCGAATATATTGAGAACAATATTCTTGCTGAAGAAGAACGAGGTTTTAATCAAATGACGTTGTATGGAAAAGATGTTACTATAGATGATATTATAAGCAATGCCAAACGCTATCCCATGATGGCGGAGCATCAAGTAATTATTGTAAAAGAAGCACAACATTTATCTAGAACCATAGATAATTTAGCTGCCTATGCTGACAATCCACAACCTACTACGGTTTTGGTGATTTGTTACAAATATGCCAAACTAGACAAACGCAAGAAAGTATATAAAGCGGTGCAAAAAGCAGGTGTACTTTTTGAAAGTAAAAAATTATATGAGAATCAAGTTTCTGATTGGATCCGAAAGGTACTAGCGGGTAGTGGATACGGAATAACTCCTAAAGCGGCTATTCTTCTTGTAGAATTTCTAGGAACAGATTTGAGCAAGATTAATAATGAGTTGGAAAAACTGAAATTAGTAATTCCAAAAAGCCAAGAAATTACGCCTCAAGCTATTGAAGAGAATATAGGAATTAGTAAAGACTACAATAATTTTGAGCTAAAAAAAGCATTAGGAGAACGTAACGTACTAAAAGCTACACGTATATTAAATTATTTTGCACAAAATCCTAAAGACAATCCGTTTGTCTTAACGGTTACCTTGCTCAATAGTTTTTTTACACAACTTCTACAATATCATGGACTGAAAGATCACAATCCAAAAACAGTCGCTAGTGCCTTAGGGATAAGTCCTTACTTTGTTGGAGAATACCAAACTGCAGCAAAAAATTACCCTATGAAAAAAGTAAGTATGATTATAGCGCACCTGCGTGAGTTGGATGTAAAGGGCAAAGGAGTAGGAGCAAGTTTATCACAAGAAGACCTTCTAAAGGAGCTTCTTGTGAGAATTATGTAA
- a CDS encoding type I restriction enzyme HsdR N-terminal domain-containing protein, producing MQVLNFPAYDFRFKNSENKVYIFDVVRKKFVVLQPEEWVRQHIVHYLITEKKYPLSLVNVEKQLKVNGLVKRYDVVIFNSDGTIKVLVECKAPEINITQTVFDQIARYNMQLQAEYLMVTNGLSHFYCEMDFQKEKYAFLRDIPEFSR from the coding sequence ATGCAAGTATTGAATTTTCCTGCTTATGACTTTCGATTCAAAAATAGCGAAAATAAAGTCTATATTTTTGATGTTGTCCGTAAAAAATTTGTGGTTCTACAGCCAGAAGAATGGGTGAGACAACATATTGTACATTACCTAATTACAGAAAAAAAGTATCCTTTAAGTCTTGTAAATGTTGAAAAGCAATTAAAAGTTAACGGCTTGGTGAAACGATATGATGTGGTTATTTTTAATTCTGATGGAACTATAAAAGTACTTGTAGAATGCAAAGCTCCAGAAATCAACATCACTCAAACTGTTTTTGATCAAATTGCCAGGTATAACATGCAGCTTCAAGCAGAATATTTAATGGTAACAAATGGCTTGTCCCATTTTTACTGCGAAATGGATTTTCAGAAAGAAAAGTATGCTTTTTTGCGTGATATTCCTGAATTTAGCCGTTAA
- a CDS encoding glycosyltransferase family 2 protein produces the protein MSKIAVVILNWNGEELLEKFLPSVQNFSKGAAIYVADNASTDNSIAFIRKNYPEVKIIENDSNGGYAKGYNDALQHVEADIFCLLNSDVEVTENWLTPILNHFDEHPEVAIIQPKILDYKRKEYFEYAGAAGGFIDQLGYPFCRGRIFQALEKDKGQYDDVKEIFWATGACLFIKSAVFKELKGFDEDYFAHQEEVDLCWRAHNHGYKIFYVGTSKIYHLGGSTLSNMNPKKTFLNFRNSLYSITKNLPRKKAFPIIFFRLLLDGVAGIRFIFQGKFSHCFAILKAHLSFYVNFSKIFKKREKTKYMPNYYTVKSIVWSHFVYHNRKFKNLVKH, from the coding sequence ATGTCGAAAATTGCAGTTGTTATACTTAATTGGAACGGAGAAGAATTATTAGAAAAATTTCTACCTTCCGTTCAAAATTTCTCCAAAGGCGCCGCAATTTATGTGGCTGATAATGCTTCAACAGACAATTCAATTGCATTTATTAGAAAAAACTATCCTGAAGTAAAAATCATTGAGAATGATAGCAATGGAGGTTATGCAAAGGGTTATAATGATGCTTTACAACATGTAGAGGCGGATATCTTTTGTTTACTGAATTCTGATGTCGAAGTTACTGAGAATTGGTTAACACCCATTTTAAACCATTTTGACGAACATCCGGAAGTTGCCATTATCCAACCTAAAATCTTAGATTATAAACGCAAAGAATATTTTGAGTATGCTGGTGCTGCTGGAGGTTTTATAGATCAGCTAGGGTATCCTTTTTGTAGAGGTCGAATTTTTCAAGCGCTGGAAAAAGACAAAGGTCAGTATGATGATGTCAAAGAAATTTTTTGGGCAACAGGCGCTTGTTTATTTATTAAGAGTGCCGTTTTTAAGGAATTAAAAGGATTTGATGAAGATTATTTTGCACACCAAGAGGAAGTAGATTTATGTTGGCGGGCACATAATCATGGATATAAAATTTTTTATGTAGGTACTTCTAAGATATATCATTTAGGAGGTTCTACCTTGAGTAACATGAATCCGAAGAAAACATTTTTAAACTTTAGAAATTCCTTGTACTCTATCACTAAAAATTTACCGCGTAAAAAAGCATTTCCTATTATATTTTTCCGATTGCTTTTAGATGGTGTTGCTGGGATACGGTTTATTTTTCAAGGAAAATTCAGTCATTGTTTCGCTATATTGAAAGCGCATTTAAGCTTTTATGTGAACTTTTCGAAAATTTTTAAAAAGCGAGAGAAAACGAAATATATGCCTAATTATTATACAGTGAAGTCCATTGTATGGTCTCACTTCGTATATCATAACAGAAAGTTTAAGAATTTAGTAAAACATTAA
- a CDS encoding OmpA family protein, whose product MNKIILGCLGVTLLLSSCVSQKKYADLEAKSKETQDLLNSATVKLNTCLEEKASASSRLKTLEDQNAFLKSNNQDLINNMGNLTTLSSKGAQNLEKSLESLQEKDLTIRKLNDAITRRDSVNLSLVQSLKGVLGNLDDQDIEISVEKGVVFVSISDKLLFSSGSYNVTNRAKEVLGKVAKVVNNKPDFEFLVEGHTDDVPYRKGILLDNWDLSAKRATAVVRILQNDYNVDPKRMTAAARSSYVPLSTTDKAKNRRTRIVVLPKIDQFYEMIEEGMKDPAINN is encoded by the coding sequence ATGAACAAAATCATTTTAGGCTGTTTAGGGGTTACTTTATTATTATCCTCTTGTGTGTCACAAAAAAAATATGCCGACTTAGAGGCAAAAAGTAAAGAAACTCAAGATTTATTAAACTCTGCAACTGTAAAATTAAACACTTGTTTAGAAGAAAAAGCATCTGCTTCTTCAAGATTAAAAACTTTAGAGGATCAAAATGCATTCTTAAAAAGTAACAATCAGGATTTAATAAACAACATGGGTAATTTAACTACCTTATCATCTAAAGGTGCTCAAAACCTTGAGAAGTCTTTAGAGAGTTTGCAAGAAAAAGATTTAACCATCAGAAAATTAAACGACGCTATTACTCGTAGAGATTCTGTAAACTTATCTTTAGTACAAAGTTTAAAAGGTGTACTTGGTAATTTAGATGATCAAGACATTGAAATTAGCGTTGAAAAAGGTGTTGTTTTCGTATCTATTTCTGATAAATTGTTATTTAGCAGCGGTAGTTATAATGTAACTAATAGAGCTAAAGAAGTTTTAGGTAAAGTTGCTAAGGTGGTTAACAATAAACCAGATTTCGAATTTTTAGTTGAAGGTCATACTGATGATGTTCCTTACAGAAAAGGTATTTTATTAGACAACTGGGATTTAAGTGCTAAACGTGCAACTGCTGTTGTTCGTATCTTACAAAACGATTACAATGTTGATCCTAAGCGTATGACTGCTGCAGCAAGATCTTCTTATGTTCCTTTATCTACAACAGATAAAGCTAAAAATAGAAGAACTCGTATTGTTGTTCTTCCAAAAATCGATCAGTTCTATGAAATGATTGAAGAAGGAATGAAAGATCCAGCTATCAATAACTAA
- a CDS encoding L-threonylcarbamoyladenylate synthase: MAEFIKIYPENPNTKEIKKVIQVLKKGGLVIYPTDTVYGLGCDITNTKALEKIARIKGIKLEKANWSFICADLSNLSDYVRQIDTPTFKILKRALPGPYTFILPGNNNLPKEFKKKKTVGIRVPDNSIAKAIVEALGNPIVSTSIRDEDELLEYTTDPELIFEKWQNLVDLVIDGGYGDNTASTVIDLSEGEPVVIRDGKGSIDIF, encoded by the coding sequence ATGGCTGAATTTATTAAAATATACCCTGAAAACCCAAATACCAAAGAAATAAAAAAGGTTATTCAGGTACTAAAAAAGGGGGGACTTGTAATTTACCCTACCGATACGGTATATGGTTTGGGCTGTGATATTACCAATACAAAAGCGTTAGAAAAAATAGCCAGAATTAAAGGAATTAAGCTAGAAAAAGCGAACTGGTCTTTCATCTGTGCCGACCTAAGTAATTTATCAGATTATGTTCGTCAAATAGACACACCCACTTTTAAAATATTAAAGCGAGCTTTACCAGGACCCTATACTTTTATACTACCTGGCAATAACAATCTTCCTAAAGAATTTAAAAAGAAAAAGACTGTAGGTATTCGTGTACCGGACAATAGCATCGCTAAAGCCATTGTAGAAGCCCTAGGTAATCCAATTGTATCTACATCTATACGGGATGAAGATGAGCTTTTAGAATACACTACAGATCCTGAATTAATTTTTGAAAAATGGCAAAACCTTGTTGATTTAGTTATTGATGGGGGCTATGGTGACAATACCGCTTCTACTGTAATTGATTTGTCTGAAGGTGAACCCGTGGTTATTAGAGATGGTAAAGGATCTATTGATATTTTCTAA
- a CDS encoding alkaline phosphatase: protein MATKNTTRRNFIQKALLASGGIILAPNFISCKKDDDLMVSELDTNQLTIKNFNEGIASFDPSSSSVILWTRYATANAEIVWELATDASFSSILRSGKITTEASRDNTLAIEVTELEEHLKLYYRFANTTDSAISVVGETITLPEDATSIKLAVCSCSNYQAGLFTSYNAMAKSDADIIIHLGDYFYEYEAGGYGSTAENAFLNRQHEPAGEIITLEDYRTRYKQYRSDIDLQLAHQKKPFICIWDDHEIANDTYKDGAENHDDTTEGSFELRKQNALQSYSEFLPFSRINKENNSLIYRSINIGNLVHMMMLDTRLIGRDKQLNISDYFTVTGLNTEALESDLNATTRTILGSTQKEWLLSELAGSSSKWQVLGQQVLMGQMYIPIAMLTAFGAANFGEILTELVTIKTRMQNDDPTLTAEEKAKVLNTIPYNLDAWDGYPGDREEIYQALNGKKIITFAGDTHNAWNNTLFDKNGTEVGVELATSSVSSPGFETYLGTTDAAFISGFEQALTTLIDGLNYFDASRRGYMMTTFNQTSVTSEWIYVDTILSSSYTATVGHSITYS, encoded by the coding sequence ATGGCAACCAAGAACACTACGAGAAGAAATTTTATTCAAAAAGCATTATTAGCCTCTGGAGGCATCATCTTAGCTCCCAATTTTATTAGCTGTAAAAAAGACGATGACCTAATGGTTTCTGAGTTGGATACTAACCAACTAACTATCAAAAACTTCAATGAAGGTATTGCAAGTTTTGATCCAAGTAGTTCGTCTGTTATTTTATGGACGCGCTATGCGACTGCAAATGCCGAAATAGTTTGGGAATTAGCTACAGATGCCTCTTTTTCATCTATTTTAAGAAGCGGTAAAATTACTACAGAAGCATCAAGAGATAACACCTTAGCTATTGAAGTAACAGAGTTAGAAGAGCATCTGAAACTATATTATAGATTTGCCAACACCACAGATTCCGCAATATCTGTAGTAGGAGAAACCATAACACTTCCTGAAGACGCAACATCCATTAAACTTGCTGTTTGTTCTTGTTCTAACTATCAAGCGGGATTATTCACTTCGTATAATGCCATGGCAAAATCAGATGCAGATATTATTATACACTTGGGCGATTATTTTTATGAGTATGAAGCCGGAGGTTACGGATCTACGGCCGAGAATGCTTTTTTAAATCGGCAACATGAACCCGCAGGAGAAATCATCACTTTAGAGGATTATAGAACACGTTACAAACAATATAGATCCGATATAGATTTGCAATTAGCTCATCAAAAAAAACCTTTTATATGCATTTGGGATGATCATGAAATTGCTAATGACACTTATAAAGATGGTGCAGAAAACCATGATGACACCACAGAAGGAAGTTTTGAATTAAGAAAGCAAAATGCCTTACAATCTTACAGCGAATTTTTACCTTTTTCTCGAATAAATAAAGAGAATAATAGCCTTATTTATAGAAGTATAAATATTGGCAATCTAGTGCATATGATGATGCTAGATACACGACTTATTGGAAGGGACAAGCAGTTAAATATATCTGACTACTTTACGGTAACAGGCTTAAATACAGAAGCCTTAGAAAGCGATTTAAATGCTACAACACGAACAATTTTAGGATCTACACAAAAAGAATGGCTATTAAGTGAGTTAGCAGGTAGTAGCAGCAAATGGCAGGTACTTGGGCAACAAGTCTTAATGGGACAAATGTATATTCCTATTGCTATGCTAACTGCTTTCGGTGCAGCTAATTTTGGAGAAATATTAACGGAATTAGTTACTATAAAAACGAGAATGCAAAATGACGACCCTACATTAACTGCAGAGGAAAAGGCTAAAGTTCTTAACACAATTCCATACAACTTAGATGCTTGGGATGGTTACCCAGGAGATAGAGAGGAGATTTACCAAGCTTTAAATGGAAAAAAAATAATAACCTTCGCTGGTGACACCCATAACGCATGGAACAATACACTGTTTGATAAAAATGGAACGGAAGTAGGCGTAGAGTTAGCCACTTCTAGTGTTAGTTCTCCAGGTTTTGAAACGTACTTGGGTACTACAGATGCTGCATTTATCAGTGGCTTTGAGCAAGCATTAACAACATTAATAGATGGGTTAAACTATTTTGATGCCTCAAGAAGAGGGTATATGATGACTACATTTAATCAAACATCAGTAACCTCTGAATGGATTTATGTAGATACTATACTATCATCATCATACACCGCAACCGTAGGGCACAGCATTACATATTCTTAA
- a CDS encoding putative quinol monooxygenase produces MKIYLSVHIQSKEEAQQEVKAILQNLVVQTLQEKGCIQYTLHQGIEDTNTFVFYEVWESQEALDRHNTMPYIKELAVLFEDKLASESVLVKSTLIA; encoded by the coding sequence ATGAAAATATATTTGAGTGTCCATATTCAGAGTAAAGAAGAAGCGCAACAGGAAGTAAAAGCTATTTTACAAAATTTAGTTGTACAAACGTTACAAGAGAAAGGTTGTATTCAATACACTTTACACCAAGGTATTGAAGATACTAACACTTTTGTGTTTTACGAAGTTTGGGAGAGTCAAGAAGCTCTAGATAGGCACAACACCATGCCTTATATTAAAGAGTTAGCCGTTTTATTTGAGGATAAACTAGCTTCTGAATCCGTCTTAGTGAAATCAACACTAATAGCCTAA
- a CDS encoding ATP-dependent helicase, with protein sequence MENYINQLNDAQRAPVLHKDGPLIVIAGAGSGKTRVLTYRIAYLMSLGIDSFNILALTFTNKAAREMKARIAAIVGNTEAKNLMMGTFHSVFARLLRYDGDKLGYPSNFTIYDTQDSQRLIASIIKEMGLDKDVYKYKQVQNRISSYKNSLITVRAYFNDAEMQEADAMAKRPRMGDIYQNYVDRCFKAGAMDFDDLLLRTNELLNKFPEVLAKYQDRFRYILVDEYQDTNHSQYLIIKALSDKFQNICVVGDDAQSIYSFRGANISNILNFQKDYDNVIMYRLEQNYRSTRNIVNAANSIIAKNTNQLEKVVWTDNDDGPAIKVHRSPTDAEEGRFVAGSIFENRMQHQMSNGSFAVLYRTNSQSRAIEDALRKRDIPYRIYGGLSFYQRKEIKDVLSYLRLVINPKDEEALKRVINFPARGIGMSTLDKLTVAANHYGRSIFEVIQNLDRINLKINAGTKRKLVDFTNMIKSFQIMNETTDAFAISEHVAKKSGLLLEFKKDGTPEGIAKMDNIEELLNGIKDFVEGQREIADATGNISEFLEDVALATDLDNDTGDDDRVALMTIHLAKGLEFPHVYIVGMEEDLFPSGMSMSTRSELEEERRLFYVALTRAEKQAYLTYTQNRYRWGKLIDAEPSRFLEEIDEKFIENLTPIEKPAYRYKSTIDTDIFGEVDKSKLRQIKPKSGIPPSTAKPNENQLRKLRKLKPELAQPIGNTNTVDPNLAEGSLINHTRFGRGTVVKIDGIGNDRKAEIQFDTAGIKKLLLRFAKLEVLG encoded by the coding sequence TTGGAAAACTATATAAATCAATTGAATGATGCTCAACGAGCACCAGTTTTACATAAAGACGGACCGTTAATTGTTATTGCGGGAGCGGGGTCTGGAAAAACACGGGTATTAACCTACAGGATAGCCTATTTAATGAGTCTAGGAATTGATTCCTTTAATATTCTTGCACTTACATTTACAAATAAGGCCGCCCGTGAGATGAAAGCCAGGATTGCTGCTATTGTAGGGAATACGGAAGCAAAAAACCTGATGATGGGAACATTCCATTCGGTTTTTGCTAGACTATTACGGTATGATGGTGACAAATTGGGGTATCCCAGCAACTTCACCATTTATGACACGCAAGATTCTCAGCGCTTAATAGCTTCTATTATCAAAGAAATGGGACTTGATAAAGATGTTTATAAATACAAGCAAGTCCAAAATAGAATATCATCCTATAAAAATAGCCTTATTACGGTAAGAGCTTATTTTAATGATGCCGAGATGCAAGAGGCAGATGCCATGGCTAAACGGCCAAGAATGGGAGATATTTATCAAAATTATGTAGATCGTTGTTTTAAGGCGGGAGCGATGGATTTTGATGATTTATTACTAAGAACCAATGAGTTATTAAATAAATTTCCTGAAGTTTTAGCAAAGTATCAAGATAGATTTAGGTATATATTAGTAGATGAGTACCAAGATACCAACCACTCGCAATATTTAATTATTAAAGCATTATCAGACAAATTTCAAAATATTTGTGTGGTAGGGGATGATGCGCAAAGTATCTATTCTTTCCGTGGTGCAAACATTAGCAATATTCTAAACTTTCAAAAAGATTATGATAATGTAATTATGTATCGCCTAGAACAGAATTACCGTTCTACCCGAAATATTGTAAATGCCGCGAATTCTATTATTGCAAAAAATACAAATCAATTAGAGAAAGTAGTGTGGACAGATAATGATGATGGTCCTGCTATAAAAGTACATAGAAGTCCTACGGATGCAGAAGAAGGTAGGTTTGTTGCTGGTTCAATTTTTGAAAACCGCATGCAACACCAAATGTCAAATGGTAGTTTTGCTGTACTTTATCGCACCAACTCACAATCAAGAGCAATAGAAGACGCTTTGCGTAAACGTGATATTCCATACCGCATCTATGGTGGTTTGTCTTTCTACCAAAGAAAAGAGATAAAAGATGTATTATCCTATTTACGTCTTGTAATTAATCCTAAAGATGAGGAAGCTTTAAAGCGTGTCATTAATTTTCCTGCAAGAGGGATAGGGATGAGTACTTTAGATAAACTTACGGTAGCAGCGAACCATTATGGTAGATCGATCTTTGAAGTTATTCAGAATCTAGATCGAATAAATTTAAAAATTAATGCCGGTACTAAAAGAAAACTAGTAGATTTTACCAACATGATTAAGAGTTTTCAAATCATGAATGAAACTACGGATGCTTTCGCGATTTCTGAGCATGTTGCTAAAAAATCTGGGTTACTTTTAGAATTTAAAAAAGATGGTACTCCAGAAGGTATTGCCAAAATGGACAATATTGAGGAGCTTTTAAACGGTATCAAGGATTTTGTTGAAGGACAGCGAGAAATTGCCGATGCTACAGGTAATATCAGTGAATTCTTAGAAGACGTTGCCTTAGCTACAGATTTAGATAATGACACTGGTGATGATGACAGAGTAGCTCTAATGACTATTCACTTAGCAAAAGGATTAGAGTTTCCACATGTGTATATTGTAGGGATGGAAGAAGATCTATTCCCGTCAGGCATGAGTATGAGTACCCGTAGTGAATTAGAGGAAGAGCGTAGGTTGTTTTATGTAGCATTGACTAGAGCTGAAAAACAAGCCTATTTAACATATACACAAAATAGATACCGTTGGGGTAAATTAATTGATGCTGAACCTAGTCGGTTTTTAGAGGAAATTGATGAGAAATTTATTGAAAACTTAACGCCGATAGAAAAACCAGCATACCGCTATAAATCTACCATTGATACGGATATTTTTGGTGAAGTTGATAAAAGTAAACTTCGTCAAATAAAACCTAAAAGCGGTATCCCGCCTAGCACAGCAAAACCAAACGAAAATCAGCTTAGAAAGCTTAGAAAATTAAAGCCAGAATTGGCGCAACCCATTGGAAATACGAATACTGTAGATCCCAATTTAGCAGAAGGAAGTTTAATTAATCATACCCGTTTTGGTCGGGGTACTGTTGTAAAAATAGATGGGATTGGTAATGACCGTAAGGCAGAGATTCAGTTTGATACTGCTGGCATTAAAAAATTACTGTTGCGCTTTGCTAAATTAGAAGTACTAGGTTAA
- a CDS encoding DsrE family protein, which translates to MKSIRNSLILSIILVNLSFGQEKATGPVIKEFGAVYSVENPDFKVDLEGEYKAVFDVANSPKEHSKINPYLETGARFLNMHAQAGVPEKQLKAALVIHGSATKDILTDLAYEERYGTKNPNLALIKALLAADVQLILCGQSANSREIKKIEMIKGVQLSLSAMTALVLLQNENYRLIKF; encoded by the coding sequence ATGAAATCTATACGAAATTCTCTAATTCTATCTATTATTCTAGTAAACTTAAGTTTTGGACAAGAAAAAGCTACCGGGCCAGTTATTAAAGAATTCGGAGCAGTCTATAGCGTAGAAAACCCAGATTTTAAGGTAGATTTAGAGGGTGAGTACAAAGCGGTTTTTGACGTAGCTAATAGTCCTAAAGAACATTCAAAAATTAACCCTTACCTTGAAACTGGTGCCCGCTTTTTAAATATGCATGCACAAGCTGGTGTCCCTGAAAAACAATTAAAAGCCGCATTAGTTATTCACGGTTCTGCTACAAAAGATATCTTGACAGACCTAGCTTATGAAGAACGTTATGGTACTAAAAATCCCAATTTGGCATTAATCAAGGCTTTACTTGCGGCAGATGTTCAACTAATTTTATGCGGACAGTCTGCAAATTCAAGAGAGATAAAAAAGATTGAAATGATCAAAGGAGTTCAACTTTCTTTGTCAGCTATGACCGCTCTTGTTTTATTGCAGAATGAAAATTATAGACTAATTAAATTTTAA
- a CDS encoding amidohydrolase: MNKLVLKGFLLFGFCAFAQNAVSEKDFKSVEQKVIDWRRDFHQYPELSNREFKTAEKIAKHLKSLGIEVQTGVAKTGVVGVLKGNTPGKVVALRADIDALPVTERNDLSFKSEVVGEFQGEEVGVMHACGHDTHIAILMGVAEILSKNKDKIKGTVKFIFQPAEEGPPPGEEGGAALMIKEGALKNPDVDAIFGLHINSGTPVGTIGYKPGGTMAAVERFVVNVKGKQTHGSQPWGGVDPIYIAAKIIDGYQSIISRESNLLVEPAVITVGKIAAGVRFNIIPESAEMVGTVRTLDPDMKALIIRRMTEMTEGLAKTYGGSATIEFQNNTAITYNDEKLTEAMLPTLQKTAGIENVVLIKATTGGEDFSFFQEKVPGFYFFLGGMTPGNTEAFPHHTPDFKIDDSGMLLGVKTLTAMSLDYLNNK, from the coding sequence ATGAATAAACTTGTACTCAAAGGTTTTCTGCTTTTTGGGTTTTGCGCATTTGCTCAAAACGCAGTTTCAGAAAAAGATTTTAAATCAGTAGAACAGAAAGTAATAGATTGGCGAAGAGACTTTCATCAGTACCCGGAGCTTTCTAATAGGGAATTTAAAACCGCAGAAAAAATAGCTAAACATTTGAAGTCTTTAGGAATAGAAGTTCAAACTGGAGTTGCTAAAACCGGAGTTGTTGGCGTATTAAAAGGGAATACTCCTGGAAAAGTAGTTGCGTTACGAGCGGATATTGATGCTTTACCAGTAACGGAACGGAATGATTTATCTTTTAAATCGGAAGTTGTAGGAGAGTTTCAAGGAGAAGAAGTTGGAGTGATGCATGCTTGTGGTCATGATACGCATATCGCGATACTCATGGGTGTTGCAGAAATTTTATCAAAAAATAAAGATAAGATTAAAGGTACCGTAAAATTTATTTTTCAGCCTGCAGAGGAAGGTCCGCCACCAGGAGAAGAAGGTGGTGCAGCATTAATGATAAAAGAAGGAGCCTTAAAAAATCCGGATGTAGATGCTATTTTTGGATTACATATTAACAGTGGGACTCCCGTAGGAACTATTGGATACAAACCCGGAGGTACAATGGCTGCCGTAGAACGGTTTGTGGTTAATGTAAAAGGAAAACAAACACACGGTTCTCAGCCTTGGGGCGGTGTAGATCCCATTTATATCGCTGCAAAAATTATAGATGGGTATCAGTCTATAATTAGTAGAGAATCTAATTTGCTTGTAGAACCGGCAGTAATTACTGTTGGCAAAATTGCGGCTGGAGTTCGTTTTAATATTATTCCTGAAAGTGCAGAAATGGTAGGAACCGTACGTACGTTAGACCCAGATATGAAAGCATTAATTATTAGACGTATGACTGAGATGACCGAAGGATTAGCAAAAACATATGGAGGGTCTGCTACCATAGAGTTTCAAAATAATACAGCAATCACCTATAATGATGAAAAATTAACAGAAGCGATGTTACCTACCTTACAAAAAACTGCAGGGATAGAAAATGTAGTGTTAATTAAAGCAACAACCGGAGGAGAAGATTTTAGCTTTTTCCAAGAAAAAGTACCAGGATTTTATTTCTTTTTAGGAGGAATGACTCCAGGGAATACCGAGGCTTTTCCGCATCACACGCCAGATTTTAAAATAGATGATAGTGGTATGCTTTTAGGTGTAAAAACCTTAACAGCAATGAGTTTAGATTATTTGAATAATAAATAA